The Megalopta genalis isolate 19385.01 chromosome 8, iyMegGena1_principal, whole genome shotgun sequence sequence GGTGTATTGCCAATGGAGTGGGCTAGATTTGCACCGGCTACCAGAAAAAATCTTGCTGGGTGGATGGAACATTTCGAGAAGAGAATACAACAGTACACTGATTGGGTAAGAAAACATCGCTTCTTCTAGGTTGtaacacatttttatttaaccatTATCCGttttttttgtcataaatatataaaatccatTGTCCAGCTGTTATGCCGTAACTGAATTCATTCGACTCTGGGTAAACAACTAAACACGAACAAATACTGTTGAAACTACAGTAACGAGATTTATGTCACAATGCTTCACAGAATgttgaaaaatattgaaatttaattcatACAAATGCTGGTATAGAACTTTGACTAAAACAGTTTTTTAAATTGTAGTTTATTAAAATAATGTCTCCAAAAGCTTTAAATAGGAATGTAGATACCTATCATCATAAATCTTGATTTCTCCGAATTTTTTACTATGCTAAATACTGAAAGAGAGCCTAAAGAATAAAAACTCCAACATATTTGTagccgttttttttttaaatgagatattttatttacttctgCTTACTTCActttatttttctgtttctgGTTGTGAAAACGACTGAAATTgatgacaaaaaaaaacaaatgaattcgaaATACCTTATACCGAAGCACCTTTTAATCTCTAAATATGGTGCCTCTATCATCTATAAGCTTTGCAGGAACTTTTACTTCTTATATATGAAAGAAATATAGTCATAGAAGTAGAGTGACTAAATCGACACGATAATTACAAGTAGCAGGTTTGGAAATTTTTTAGTCCGGCGGAAGTGAGCCGATAGTACTTTGGCTGGCTGGTCTGCACATACCGGAAACTTATTTAGCAGCCCTCGTGCAGATGGCCTGTCGCAGGAACAGTTGGTCTCTCGATCGTTCTCTTACCTATACAGCTGTATCCAGGCATATCAGGGTGGAACAGGTAGAAGAGAGACCGGAACAggtaaaatatcaaatatatttattgtttacatttatttatatacctatatcttatatatttatttatatattcaatattgtaCATTTTAATAGCGTCTCcactaatattaaataaattgaaaagttaaaaaactagtataaacattattttacggttttaattatatttgttGAGATTGTTAAGATTAATTTCTGAATAAACATCAGTTCTAACTTCCACtgttttttaataaaaacgCTTTGATACGTTTTGAAAAGTTATAGCGGACCCTACAAAATCACTAAATCTACAAAATCACTTTTAATATCCGCGAGGAGAAATATTGGATTTAGTGGAGAAAAGTggattattcttttatttctttgacTCCAtcccatttttttttaattaaaccgCGGGTCAAAGGATAGCAATTAAATGAGGTATTACTTCCTCGCTTCTCTTCTGATTTAAATCGTTGCTGATGGCTTTGACAACAAAAAATCATTTCTACCAGAGTTTGACGATAATTCGGTTTCCCCTTTTCCAAACGAAACTGTAAATGGAAAGCTGAAATGAAAATTGCAGAGAGTAATCAGTAGACTAGACAAATTTAAGAATAAAAaagataataacaatatattatattactctaTATATTACAACATATTATTTCTTACTTGGAACGGatggagaaaatttttattttgcatataaaGACTCTGTCTTATTATAAATAGTCTGGTCTTATAAAGATATGATAAATAATTTGTCATTTTCAAACTTATTTAGGGTTGCTACGTGAGCGGATTGTACCTAGAAGGTGCGAGGTGGGACATCGTGAATCAGTGTTTGGAAAGATCACGGCCGAAGATCCTGGTCGAGGAACTACCAATTTTAATTGTCATACCTATCGAAGCTCATAGACTCCGGCTTCAGGTATGAAAAAGAATTGTATCAAAATCTTGCAGATATCCCGAAATAATCATAATTCGAAATTTCAGAATACCATCAAAACGCCTGTATACATGACGTCCGACCGACGAAACGCTATGGGGGTCGGTTTAATATTCGAAGCGAACCTTACCACGAGCGAGGACATTTCCCATTGGGTGTTACAAGGAGTTTGTTTAATATTGAACACCGATTAATTTGATGAGATTCAACGCAATAAGACTGCGATATCTTGTACAGTGACAATGTTATCATTAAACTACGTTAAACATatagaataaaattgtattatttatagaaacattttttttatttttggagATGTGTACAAGAAAAGAAGCGATATTTTATTTCTATGTAAAATAATGGTGTGCGCAATGTGGAGAGTTTTCTTATGCATGCCTCCATAACTTACGAAATTACagcgatttatttatttttaatttattataaatctaTTGCAGTGCCTCAATATATCCGTGACGAAACAGTCACGCTATTGATATCTGTACTGTCAGCGATAACACTGATAAGATATAAATCATTGGAAAAGGTCAAAGAATCTACAAGTGACTTATCGtaacaatttattataatagtatCTATCATTTTGTAGAAGCTTTGATCTGAGGTAAACACAAATTGTAAAAAGAACTATCGACGAAATCGTTAAGGCTCTGCCATTTCACCCAATGTTGAGACACTAATTGCTCCTTGCTCCTTGCCTGTCCGACGAAATGAGGGTCTACGATCAGCATGTAAGTATTTTCCACTCCCTCGTGGATCCCAACTATGCATTTACTCGAGCAGTCCCTGTCTCCGCCCATCATTATTGGACTACCAAACTCTTCGAAGTGCGTTTTAATAACTGCTATCTGGTCCGGCAATTGTTTGCCGCTTGATACGTGAATAATCTTGCTGAGAACCTcgtacaaatgattcagcacaAGGCATACCTACGGGTCATCGACGGATGAGTCACCATTATCTTTCTACACCGTTATACGTCGAAGTTAATCGAGAACTTAATTGATAATGGTGAACGTGTTACAGAGCTCAATTACAATCTGTGCCGACATTATTTAAATATGCTACATTCTTTTTATCGTCTTCATCATTGCGTTTATCCTGTGCAAAGTGTCACTCATCggtaaactgcagattttatgcatgcaTAACAGAAATAAGCAAGCTCAATTTAAAACAGTAAACAGATTAGAGGAATTTGAGAGCACCAATATATTTCAGCTTATTAAAGTCGTTAAAAGAAAATAGAGATTTTGACTgaggattttatacatttatggcaaaattggatTTTTCTAATTTGAAATATTGTtgatttattagaattattaaagaaagaatgaacgttctaatcaatgcaaacgATATTTATTTTACACAAGGATCCGAAGTATATTAATCAGaaagtaaaatatttatttttaacaaataaGAATTTACGCTTCTTCAGACAAAGAGAGACAGTGCTTTGCAAAATACACTAAATGCTTACTTCGAAACTGCCTATCCATTCTCTCGACCCAATAAACGATCTCTCCTTGTCTTCCAGAGTCACAAGTATTTCCTGCACCCTTCTGTGATTCGGAACAGAGTGCTCTAATTTCCGGTTTTTTATGATCCACGAGCAAATCGTCTGCAGAGTTCTGTATCCGCAACCCCAACCCTAAATGTTCAACAAGTAAATGTTTAGTAAGGGGGAATGCCCTCGTTCGAATGTATTCTAGAAATAATTGTATAGGGCAACGACCGAATTATTCTTAGAAGCAGAATTAATACTCGAGCACTTTCGGCTTAAATAGATTTGGCCCGGAATAAGATGGAGAAACTCGACGGTTCGAACGATTCAAATTGGTATGATCTAATCTCGAACTAACTAACACGAAATTCGTGTCGTCGATACTTTTAGTACCACGCATAGTTACAGATGAGTTTAATCTAGCAAGCCAAATTAATTCCTAGTGCTTTGTAAATTATCATTATGAATGTACCATCTTTTCGACATGTAATGCAGATGTGAGCAGCTCTGAAAAAGCAGTTCAAAGCGTCGCTGCTTTTAATCCTGCCTCATTGTTTACAGGTAATAACGTAAGCAGCTCTATGTTCGCAGTTCGATGACTCAGAGTTAAGTCACCGTCAATCACTCGAACAGAAACAAGCTCGAGTTTTTCCGCATTGCTTCGATTAGAGTCAGCTCAAACATCAAATAGGTGGAGCGACTAAAAAGAACTCGAGCATTTCAAGCCAATCATAGGTTCGACTCGACTGGAACGGTTTGATTACTCATCACAAGACATCGCCGTTACCACGATTTCTATTTAGTCGATTAAATTGAACAATATTTGTTCATCAACTAAAAGATTAGTTACACCTCGAAAAGTGACATTCATGGAAGCATCGTCGGAAAGTTGCCGATAGCTATAGTTGCGTAAAAATATCCTACAGCAATAAACATGGATaaattttaaagcttgaagacTTTACTTTCGTGATCCATCATTTTCtaaggaacaaattatttaagaaacaattttcatttttaacaaagttagtaaaacgaaaataatataatagtatggttgaattcttctaatatttttatagttttgtGTTTTACCTATTTTAACCATAAATATATAACATGTGCGATCCACTCAACATGTACGAGCTATGGAAGAATAGTGTAGtagataataatagtatataatagtatataataataataatagtacatgataataataataataataataataatagtatagtagAAGAAATAGTAAGATGTCTGCTTATTTGCATATTATGATTGAAATGTCACAATTCAAATAGAAAATAGCTTATAATATATTGagtatttaaaatatttgtcCTACTAAAACCTTTTTCTTCTATTTAACTAGTACCGTCTACCCTTGAAACGTATCACTCCTTCTTAACACCACGTAGGGTGTTAAGGTGCAACAATAAGATAAATTTAAGTAACCTACTGAATGGAAAATAACGATCGTGTCTATTCTCCAGACTTTCGAGCAACAATTACCTTATCGTTAAATCCGTCACAGCCATAATGCCAGTACTCGTAATCTCCGCGAATCAGGAAGCTTCGGCCCGGTTCGGGCAGGAGAATGTCCCGATGAACGTTTTCCAACAAGCTGCTCGTGTAATCAACGATCATTATATAATAGCGCAAGGAGTATCGTCAAAACCTGCGAGAGAAATAATTCTTTCGAAAGAGTCACGGCAAATGATTGCAag is a genomic window containing:
- the Ufsp1 gene encoding UFM1 specific peptidase 1, producing the protein MIVDYTSSLLENVHRDILLPEPGRSFLIRGDYEYWHYGCDGFNDKGWGCGYRTLQTICSWIIKNRKLEHSVPNHRRVQEILVTLEDKERSFIGSREWIGSFEVCLVLNHLYEVLSKIIHVSSGKQLPDQIAVIKTHFEEFGSPIMMGGDRDCSSKCIVGIHEGVENTYMLIVDPHFVGQARSKEQLVSQHWVKWQSLNDFVDSSFYNLCLPQIKASTK